The following are encoded together in the Daucus carota subsp. sativus chromosome 5, DH1 v3.0, whole genome shotgun sequence genome:
- the LOC135152862 gene encoding F-box/kelch-repeat protein At3g06240-like: MTISSLPDDLWFKIFLRLPVENLLASKCVCKSWLSVISSPSFVRTHLKLSISSGEYDETLIVHHQLKGEDDNQELVGCGPFSLSHLATCDILEQLDFFYSEGDYLSKPILPCKILGSDCGIVCVLVEYGGGKDIYLWNPATKVSKLIAQGWHVKWEAIGFGFDLTDFDCKVVHIVSTSTCAEVFSSNRNAWRKIEPMPLDVPMIPDFYVCLHGFLLTTGRHGMMAFNLNKEVFIFNIELPGDPVSTCITEYNGSVAASVFQKSENKVKLWTLDDEACLRGGGVEASWTMKLSCDIVGKRFDFVAGLFNSVEFLLVDSEADWFFYNPDKQATRALRGRLPYCGILKHTKSLFPIAGSKPVKWTASPWRQQLELVKGMESDEESIPSDTD, translated from the coding sequence ATGACGATTAGCAGTTTACCAGATGATCTATGGTTCAAGATCTTCCTCCGCCTTCCGGTGGAGAATCTACTTGCATCCAAATGTGTTTGCAAATCCTGGTTGTCCGTCATTTCAAGCCCTAGTTTTGTCAGAACTCACCTCAAGCTCTCAATCTCAAGTGGTGAGTATGACGAAACTCTGATCGTTCACCATCAATTAAAAGGCGAAGACGACAATCAAGAACTAGTAGGCTGTGGTCCTTTTTCACTCTCCCACCTTGCTACTTGTGACATTTTAGAACAACTCGACTTCTTTTACTCTGAAGGTGACTATCTTTCGAAACCGATATTGCCTTGTAAAATTTTGGGATCTGATTGTGGAATTGTTTGTGTTCTTGTTGAATACGGAGGGGGAAAGGATATTTACCTTTGGAACCCGGCTACGAAAGTCTCCAAACTCATTGCCCAAGGTTGGCATGTAAAGTGGGAGGCTATAGGGTTTGGTTTTGATCTTACCGATTTTGACTGTAAAGTTGTTCATATTGTATCCACCTCTACTTGTGCCGAGGTATTCTCTTCGAACAGGAATGCTTGGCGAAAGATTGAGCCCATGCCCCTTGATGTTCCCATGATTCCTGACTTCTATGTATGCTTGCACGGATTTTTGTTAACAACAGGACGTCATGGTATGATGGCTTTTAATCTAAACAAAGAGGTGTTTATATTTAACATTGAGCTCCCTGGAGATCCTGTTTCGACTTGCATTACTGAATATAATGGTTCGGTTGCTGCTTCAGTGTTccaaaaatctgaaaataaggTGAAATTGTGGACATTAGATGATGAAGCATGCCTTCGTGGTGGTGGAGTAGAAGCATCTTGGACTATGAAGCTCAGTTGTGATATTGTAGGTAAGCGGTTTGATTTTGTTGCGGGTCTTTTTAACAGCGTTGAATTCTTACTAGTTGATAGTGAGGCGGACTGGTTCTTTTATAACCCCGACAAGCAAGCAACCAGAGCCCTTCGTGGCCGTCTCCCATACTGTGGAATTCTCAAGCATACAAAGAGCCTTTTTCCAATTGCAGGGTCAAAACCAGTCAAGTGGACTGCTTCACCTTGGAGGCAGCAACTTGAGTTGGTCAAGGGTATGGAATCGGATGAAGAAAGTATCCCAAGTGATACTGATTAA
- the LOC135152863 gene encoding putative F-box protein At1g32420 — protein sequence MSNLPDDLWFQVFLHLPVKDLLASKCVCKSWLANISSRRFVTDHLRRSISSGEDNETLIVQHSVNRARHGWGPFSLTHLTSGDVLEQLDCPYSEGYYSSGYYSSGPISCRILGSDCGIVCVLVERGRRSYDIYLWNPATKLSKLVPSQIEGRLLEGQIIGFGFDQKDFDCKVVEIVSSSTSVYSSNRNAWRKMFPIKQNLPIDVPFVALEVCLHGFLLTTGHKGMMAFDLNKEVFIYNIKLPVDPEDTCIAEYYDSIAVMMCEKSENKVKLWTLDDEACLSGGGVEASWTMKLSFDVGDQNFYRPRGLFNSVEFLLVDYNYDRFLYNPYKQAPTNLRPTTSWAEIFNHTKSLFPVVGSKPVKWTASPWRQLEWDYNEETDEEGISTDDD from the coding sequence ATGAGCAATTTACCAGATGATCTATGGTTCCAGGTCTTCCTCCACCTTCCGGTGAAGGACCTACTTGCCTCCAAGTGTGTTTGCAAATCCTGGCTGGCCAACATTTCAAGCCGTCGTTTCGTCACAGATCATCTCCGTCGCTCAATCTCAAGTGGGGAGGATAATGAAACTCTCATAGTTCAACATTCAGTAAATCGAGCACGACATGGCTGGGGCCCTTTTTCACTCACCCACCTCACTTCAGGCGACGTTTTAGAACAACTCGACTGTCCTTACTCTGAAGGTTACTATTCTTCTGGTTACTATTCTTCTGGACCAATATCTTGTAGAATTTTGGGTTCTGATTGTGGCATTGTTTGTGTTCTTGTTGAGCGTGGAAGGAGATCATATGATATTTACCTTTGGAACCCGGCTACAAAACTCTCCAAACTCGTTCCCTCTCAAATCGAAGGTCGCCTCTTAGAGGGGCAGATTATAGGCTTTGGTTTTGATCAGAAAGATTTTGATTGTAAAGTTGTTGAAATTGTATCCTCCTCTACTTCGGTGTATTCTTCAAACAGGAATGCTTGGCGGAAGATGTTTCCAATTAAGCAAAATCTGCCCATTGATGTTCCCTTTGTAGCGTTAGAAGTATGCTTGCATGGATTTTTGCTGACAACGGGACATAAAGGTATGATGGCTTTTGATCTGAACAAGGAGgtgtttatttataatattaagctCCCTGTAGATCCTGAAGACACTTGCATTGCTGAATATTATGATTCAATTGCTGTTATGATGTGcgaaaaatctgaaaataaggTGAAATTGTGGACATTGGATGATGAAGCATGCCTTAGTGGTGGTGGAGTAGAGGCATCGTGGACTATGAAGCTCAGTTTTGATGTAGGTGATCAGAATTTTTATCGTCCTCGGGGACTTTTCAACAGCGTTGAGTTCTTACTGGTTGATTATAACTACGACCGGTTTCTTTATAACCCCTACAAGCAAGCGCCGACAAATCTTCGCCCTACTACCTCCTGGGCGGAGATTTTCAACCATACAAAGAGCCTTTTTCCAGTTGTAGGGTCCAAACCAGTCAAGTGGACTGCTTCACCTTGGAGGCAGCTTGAGTGGGACTACAATGAGGAAACGGATGAAGAAGGTatctcaactgatgatgattAA